The genomic stretch TTACCAACCGCTTTCACGCTGCTTAGTGTGCCTTTATCGCACAGTGCAACTCCTGCAGAGTCATAGCCACGGTACTCAAGGCGTTTTAGCCCCTCAATCAGAATTTTGTTTACTGGACGCTCAGCAACGGCGCCAACGATTCCACACATAATCTCTCCATTATTTGCACGTTGTGTGTTATTGCGTAACCTCAGCACAGATGAGTTGAATACCACGCGCTTTGATCGCTTGGATAAGTGACTCAGCCAAGTTGTTGTCGGTGATCAAAGTGGTGATCTGTGCCCAAGGAATTTCTAAATTCGGTATTTTTCTGCCAATTTTATCTGACTCAACCATGACAATGACCTCACGAGCCGATTGCGCCATCACTTGGCTTAGACCTATGAGTTCATTAAAGGTGGTGGTACCACGCTCAACATCAATGCCGTCGGCACCAATAAATAGCTGATCAAAATCATAAGATTGTAGTACGTGTTCAGCCACTTGGCCTTGAAATGACTCAGAGTGCGGGTCCCAAGTTCCACCGGTCATCAATAATGTCGGTTCATTTTCTAACGACAATAAGCGGTTAGCGATATTCATGGCATTGGTCATCACCACTAAGCCATGCTTTGTCGCCAGCTCTGGGATCAAGGTTTCTGTGGTTCTGCCACTGTCAATAATGATGCGGTTATGATCTTTAATCAGCCCCGCAGCCGCTTTGGCAATGGCAGTTTTACGTGCCGAGTCTTGCGCATCTTTACTGCTGGCGGTGATCTCTTTTGGCAACGCAATGGCACCACCATAGCGGCGCAGTAATAGCCCGCTTTTTTCTAAGGCCGTTAAGTCTTTACGGATCGTCACTTCTGATGTTTCAAACTCAGCGGCAAGCGACTCAACACTGACTTCGCCATACTCATTAACCCAAGAAAGTATGGTGTGTCGGCGCTGCTGAGTGTTTCGTTTGGTCATCCAATAAGTTTCGTTTCGAAATTTAAAAACATTATAAACGAAATTTAGCTCCTCGCAATACGCTAATTTTGACTAACCGGCACTTTTTTATGGCAATTTTATAAGCAACCCTGTATTTTTACCCGAAACAGGTAAATAAAAGGATATTGAGATGAAAAGTTTACTAAGGATAACTTTTTTGTGTTTAGGTTTAGTTGGCTGCGGCGGCTCCGGCTCTTCTAGTAGTGAACCAAACCAACCGACAACTGAGCAACCCACTGATGATAGTTCTCAAACGGACAAAGACGGTGGTAATAACTCTCAAACAGATAAAGGCGGTGATGATTCATCATCTAAGGACAGTACGCAAACCTCAAAGCCAGTGGCTCAGATACAAGCTAATTCTAATGCAGTGGTTGACGAAACTGTACAACTCAATACCTCTGGTAGCACTATACCTTCCGGGGCACAAATAAGCTGGTCTTGGCGCTCTAGGCCAGCGTCAAGTAACGCACAGTTTAGTCAACTTAACGCTCAACAAACCACTTTTACCCCAGATGTCGCAGGTACATATGACATTGGTCTGACAATCACCGCAGGTGATGTTGAGGCAAAGGCAACGTTTATCGTAACAGTGTCGCAACCAACTCCGCCACCATCTGATAATACGCCCCCTGTTGCCGACTTCGCCATCGCTAAAGATGAAATTGCTACCGCAGAAAGCTTAACGTTAGATGCAAGCAGTAGTAAAGACGCTGACAATGACAGCCTAAGTTACCAATGGCAGGTAACCGCCCCAAGCAATGCCAGCGAATATACTTTGGTTAGCCCCAAGAATGTACAAGCCTCTTTTGCCTCTGATTTTCCTGGTGAGTATATCATTAACTTGGTTGTTTCTGACGGACGCGCTAGCCACAGTAAATCAGCTACAATAAACGTTGTTGCGGATCCACAACCGTCTCCTCTGCAAGCTGTGATCACAGCGCCTAAAGAGGTCGAGATGAGTGAGAATACCCAAATAAGTCTGAAGGGTGAAGATAGCACTTATACGTCCGCTTCTGGCATTGAGTTTTTATGGAGCTGGGATAGCAAACCACAAGATAGTCAGGCCAAATTTACGCACCCACTCGGACTCTCAACGGTCGCGGAGCTCGATAAGGCCGGAGAATATACGGTGCGGTTTAGTATAAAAGACAACCAAGGCCGATTAAGTGAAGCAATGCACACTTTTAACGTTGTTGAAGGGGAGCCAAACAAACCCATAGTGCACATAGACGCGCCCGACTCGGGTAGGGTGAATGAAGCCATAGAGCTTAGCGCCAGAAGAAGTCGTGATATTGATGGCCGCGCCCTTTCTTATACTTGGACAGTTGAGCCTAAAACAGCAAACTTAGATTACTCCACCAGTAACGAACACACCGATACAATGACATTCACGGCTCACAGCGAAGGCTTTTATAGCTATTCAGTATCAGTGAGCAATGGAGAGTTAAGTCAATCTAGCAGTGGTTTCATACAAATCCACCCAGACAACTTTGCCCCCACTGTCTCAATTACCCCCAAAGCCTCTAACAGCGTGGTAGGAAATACGCAATCCTTTATCGCCACTGGTGAAGACAAAGATGGTGATACACTGACTTACGAATGGCTGTTAGATAGCCAGCCCAATGGTAGTCAAGCCAGCTTAATAAGCCAAGGCAAAACTGCGGAGCTTACCTATGATGAACCGGGAAATTATGTCGTAATTGCGAAGGTATCAGATGGTAAAAAAAGCGCCACAGATGTGGCCTTAGCGAGAGTCAGTGAAGCACAGAATAATGCTACGACCATTGCTGGTATCACCCACACTGGTCTAATGAAAGTCAACAATATGGTTCGTGTTCATGCAGAGGTAATGGATAACGACAGTGCCCCTGAAGCACTCACCTACTTTTGGAAAATACAGGGACCAACCGGGTATTTAAGCCACTTAGCGCAGTCTGATAAACACAGTGTCTCATTTACCCCGAAGCAGTCAGGCCGCTATGAAGTGTTCTTGCACGTTGTTGATAAAAACTCTGCGACAGTTGCAACGCAAGCTACCAGTCTGATTATTTTATAACTACAGCAGTGAGAGTTAGGTACAAGGCACTAACTCTCACTCACCCACTGTGCTTATGCATTTGCGTTAACTAGGTTTCTTATTTCCATATTGCTTATGTGCAAACTGCTAGAGTCTTCCGGTCCCATCTCATCATAAGCAGACTCTAAGCGCAAAAAGGCATGAGTCGCGCCTAGCTCTGCTAACTTGGCTTCGGCTTCTCGTAGCGAGTTGAAAGACTCTAACTTTCCCGCAGGATTGGTTAATATGTGTAAATCACCAACAGCGTCTTGGCCACCAGCAAGATAGTGATTAGAATCGGCATAGCTTAATACGATGGCAGACAACTCTTGTGTGGCAATTTTTTCTTTCAATACTGCGGCTAGCATAACGCTCTCCTCGTTTTGTTATTAACCTACATTTAAACGCACTAAAGTGACTCAAGGTTCATTGCTTTGTGCAAAAACCAACCAACACCTTATTCAGCAATGCACGGTAAAGCTTGTTCACATAACACTGAGCACAAACACTGGCATGAGCGCGCATTTCTGATAGGGTAAAACAAAAACTAGGATCGCATTATGATAAAACCTTACGCCATCGCTTTACTTGGGCTGTTAAGTTCAACCGCCAGTATGGCCAAACCTGAGCATATTTTTTTATTACGCCATGCGGAAAAAGCCGCAGGACAAAATCCGTCATTAACCGCTCAAGGGCAATTAAGAGCTAATGCCATCGCCAAACAGCTCAGCCCATGGCAACCTAATCACCTCTTCAGTAGTAATTATAAGCGCACCCAAGAAACCCTTGCGCCGCTAGCGAAAATGACGAAACAAGAAGTGAGTATTTACAATGCTAGAAAGCTGTCTGCATTTGCAACTGAGTTACTCGAGCATAACGGCGTTGTCGTCGTTGCCGGCCACAGCAATACCACACCTGAGTTACTGGCTAAGCTTTCAGGGTACAAAGTGATGATCGCCGAAGATGAGTTTCACAAGCTGTTTGAATTGCGCTTACATAATGGCGAATACCAATTAATAAGGCATCAAAGCGAAAGTGAATAACGCAAAATGACCTACCACTTGCGGTAGGTCATCTTTTTGGTCGTAGTTGGATTAATTATCCTTGTCTTTACTCATATCGTAATATTAACGATGGTCGTGTGCTGGCGGCTTTAAAAGCAAGAGTGGCAACCGTAAGCCAAGTAATGCCAGCTACCACCAACGCCGCAATACCATAAACCCACACTGCTTGCTCTACTCTGTCGTTAAAGTTGGCGAGCCAATCACCGACTAACCAGTAGGTGACGGGATAAGCAATGGCGACGCTGACCGCCACTAAAGTCAGGAACTCTTTGGCTAAAATATTAACAATGCTAAAGCGCGAAGCGCCTAACACCTTACGCACCGCCACTTCTTTTTGGCGACGGACGGTGGCAAAAGATGCTAGACCAAATGTCCCCAAGCAGGTTAAGAATACCGCAAGGCCTGTGAAGATCTGTACCACGTTAGAAATGCGTTTATCACCGCTTAGCACCGCCTGATAACTCTCAGAGAGTAAGTTAATCTCGGGCTCATACACATTCGCTGTTTTTGCCAGTACGCTAACCAATTCTTGCCTAATCTGCATTAGCTGCTGTGGTTCTATGGTTAAGATCACTTCAGAGGTTGGGTTAAAGTAAGTAAATCCCAGCAAGAACATAATATTAGAGTTCGCTTCTTGGGCATTGCCCACTTTGACATCGGCAACCACTCCCACCACTCGCATTTCTACGTTGCGGCCAGTGTCTTTAATGGTTTTGCCAATGATATCGACAACATTACTGTAGCCGGCCTGCTTAGCAACCGATTCTGTAATAATGGTGCCTACGGTTGTAACGCCATTATTTCGGCTTGCCCAATCACCTGCAAACTCGCGACTAAAATCTCGACCAGCAAGTAGCGTTAAGCCTAACCCTTTAACTACCTCATAGCTTGTGCCAATCACTGGCGTTAGGGATTGTGACTGTTCACCATTAGGCCAAGTCGGTACTAAGGTATTATTGATTGAGCGCGTCAACTGGGTATCGATGACACTTACGTGTTTCACCCCTGCAACCGCTGAAAACTGCTTAATTAGTGATGTTGGCTCTTTGGTGAAAGCGGATTTTACCGGCACTTCTGAGACCACCAAGCGTTGACCCGTTTCATAACCTAGCGGTAAGTTTTGTAAATGTGCTAACTGAGATTGCAGCGTTACCGACGCAATAATTAACCCGATGGCCAGACCTGCCTGTAAAGTAAGTAAGCTCTTACGTACCAATATCGCTGTGTTTCCACGTTGTAAGTCACCACTTAGCACACGCTTGGCACTGAAAGATGAGATAAAGAACGCCGGGTAAAGACCAGCTAATAAGCCCACCGCGATAGCAACCACGACCACAACAACGCTAAAAGCAGAAGCATAATCAATACTGAGCGCGCGACCAACTAAGTGATTAAAACTAGGTAGTAATAACTCCACTAAAGCACAAGCAATGAGCATCGATAACACAGACACCAACACAGACTCAGATAAAAATTGGGTTACCAATTGCGGTTTACTGGCACCAAGCGCTTTACGCACTCCCACTTCTTTTGCTCGCTTCGCCGATTGTGCCACCGTCATATTAATGAAGTTGAAAGCCGCAATGAAGATCAGCAACACGCTTAAACCAGCACAGATCATCACCACTTGCTTGGCTCCCCCCACCTTCATTTCAAACGGTGACTTTGCGGTAAAATGGAGGTCGAGTAAGGGGTGTAGCTGCAGCGATAAGCGGCCTTTAAAATCACCAAAATAGTATTTGTCAGTCAGTGTTTTTTCCAATGCAGCGACATCCGTTTGCGGCGCCAATCGTAAATACACATAGCTTGAAGTAATGTCCGTGTTGACTGGATCATGCTCTACAGAAACCAGGTTTTTAAAGCCAAAGTGGGTATTTTCAGGTAAGTCAGTAAATACCGCGTTTACCGTATATTGGCCATTTTTATGCTGCAGGGTCTCGCCAATCACATCAGTGCGACCAAAAATACGTTGTGCCTCTGAACCACTTAAGGCGATGCTATTTGGCACACTCATGGCATTTTCAAGATTGCCTGCCAGCGTTTTTATATCAATAAAGTTTTCAATATTGGCCGTGGCACCATAGAGATCGTTCAGTTTAAAGCCTTGATTTTGCACTTTGACATCGACCTCGGCTTCGCGAGTAAACTCCACCATCGTCAGTGCAAATACTTCTTCAACCTGACTGTATTCCAGTGCTCGAGTACCGTTGATGTAGTTAAACACAGGCACAACGCCCAGCCCTAATTGCGAATAGTCTTGCGCAATTCGATACACGCGCTCAGCATGAGGCTGTTGGCTATCGTACGACAATTCATTTTTGGCAAACAGTGCCACTAAAATAGCCGCCGCTAGGCCTACGCTGAGCCCTAACACATTGAGTATAAAGTGCTGTTTTTGCTGCTTAAAAGCACGCAGTGCCGTAATAAGATAGTTACTCAACATAGTTACGCAACCTCGCTGCTGTGAAGGGTGTTTTGCTCATTAGCCTTGTCTAGCATGATTTGGCCATCTAATAGGCGCACCAGTCTATCGGCGTAGCTGCCCTCTTTTTCCGAGTGCGTCACCATGATCACTGTGGTGCCTTCACGGTTGAGCTCACGTAACATGGCCATAACTTCTTCACCATTTTTCGAGTCCAAGTTACCGGTGGGCTCATCGGCTAAAATCAGTTTTGGATTAATCACCAAGGCTCTGGCTACGGCTACACGTTGCTGCTGACCACCAGAAAGCTGTTGCGGCAAGTGCTCGGCACGGTGGTCAATGGCGACACGTTTTAAAATCTCTTCTACGCGCTGTTTGCGTTCACTTTTTGAGATATTTTGGTATTGCAGCGGTAGCTCGACGTTCTCAAATACGGTTAATTCATCGATAAGGTTAAAGCTTTGAAAGACAAAGCCAATGGCGGCTTTGCGCAGCTGTGATAACTGCTTCTCGCTGTAGCCTGCGATGTCTGTGCCAGCAAATTCAAACTGACCAGAAGATGGTGAGTCCAACATCCCCAGAATCGAAAGTAGCGTCGATTTACCACAACCAGAAGGGCCCATAATGGCCACAAATTCGCCTTCGTTAACGGTTAAATTAATCTCACTTAGCGCAGTTGTTTCAACGTCTTGAGTACGAAATACACGGTTTAAATTAGTTAACTTTATCATTCTTATGTCCTTAGAAATTTAGCTGTTGCGCTTTGTCGAAGTTGCTGTAGCTTGAGGTGATCACTTGCTCACCAGGCGATAGGCCATCTAACACTTCGTAGTAATCTTGATTCTTCTTGCCTAGGCGAATGTCGCGACGTTCAGCGGTTTTACCATCACTTGTCAGTACATAGACCCAGTTACCACCGGAGCTGGTAAAAAAGGCGCCGCGTTTTAGCAATAATGCATTTTCTTTGTTGCCGCCCAACATTAGCTCTACGTCGATGCTTTGGCCGCGTTTAATATCGTTTTGGCCAGTTGGCAGTGCCACTTCGATTTGAAATTGTGACTGCGTTACTCGGCTATCAATTTTGCTCACTTTAGCGGTGACAATGCCACTATCTAGCATCACATTCACCGCCATATCAGGTTGTACTTGGTTTAGGTAAAACTCATCAAGTCGCACCACTAGCTTGTATTCATCGGGAATGTCAATTTGCCCGAGGCGTGCGCCTTTTTGCTTTGAGGCGCCGATTTCGACGTCCAGCTCACTCAAATAGCCAGAAACAGGTGCCTTGATCAGTAGGTTTTCGAGGTTTTTACGCGCAAATTGTAGGTTTTTTTGCAGCATTTTGGCACTGTCTTCCAACTGCTCAACTTGCACTTTGCGAATGGAGTTTTCTTGAGCCTGGCGCTCTAGCGTTAACTCTTTACGAGCTTTGTAATACTGTAAATCCTCTTCAATTTCCGACAAGCTATCAGTTGCTAGCACGCCTTTTTCAACCAGCGGTTTAGATTGCTTATAACGGCGCTCCAAGTGGCTTATTTTTAGGTCGATTTCCAGTAAGTCACGACGTAAATTAAGGCGACTCGTTGCCATCGTCATTTGCGTATTGCGCAAGAAGTTAAGCTGCTCGGTGACCTGTGCTTCGCGGCTCATGACATCCAGCTGTAAACTGGTGTTACTTAATCTTACCAGTGGCTGAC from Pseudoalteromonas sp. UG3-2 encodes the following:
- a CDS encoding DeoR/GlpR family DNA-binding transcription regulator, with protein sequence MTKRNTQQRRHTILSWVNEYGEVSVESLAAEFETSEVTIRKDLTALEKSGLLLRRYGGAIALPKEITASSKDAQDSARKTAIAKAAAGLIKDHNRIIIDSGRTTETLIPELATKHGLVVMTNAMNIANRLLSLENEPTLLMTGGTWDPHSESFQGQVAEHVLQSYDFDQLFIGADGIDVERGTTTFNELIGLSQVMAQSAREVIVMVESDKIGRKIPNLEIPWAQITTLITDNNLAESLIQAIKARGIQLICAEVTQ
- a CDS encoding PKD domain-containing protein — protein: MKSLLRITFLCLGLVGCGGSGSSSSEPNQPTTEQPTDDSSQTDKDGGNNSQTDKGGDDSSSKDSTQTSKPVAQIQANSNAVVDETVQLNTSGSTIPSGAQISWSWRSRPASSNAQFSQLNAQQTTFTPDVAGTYDIGLTITAGDVEAKATFIVTVSQPTPPPSDNTPPVADFAIAKDEIATAESLTLDASSSKDADNDSLSYQWQVTAPSNASEYTLVSPKNVQASFASDFPGEYIINLVVSDGRASHSKSATINVVADPQPSPLQAVITAPKEVEMSENTQISLKGEDSTYTSASGIEFLWSWDSKPQDSQAKFTHPLGLSTVAELDKAGEYTVRFSIKDNQGRLSEAMHTFNVVEGEPNKPIVHIDAPDSGRVNEAIELSARRSRDIDGRALSYTWTVEPKTANLDYSTSNEHTDTMTFTAHSEGFYSYSVSVSNGELSQSSSGFIQIHPDNFAPTVSITPKASNSVVGNTQSFIATGEDKDGDTLTYEWLLDSQPNGSQASLISQGKTAELTYDEPGNYVVIAKVSDGKKSATDVALARVSEAQNNATTIAGITHTGLMKVNNMVRVHAEVMDNDSAPEALTYFWKIQGPTGYLSHLAQSDKHSVSFTPKQSGRYEVFLHVVDKNSATVATQATSLIIL
- a CDS encoding DUF6482 family protein, which gives rise to MLAAVLKEKIATQELSAIVLSYADSNHYLAGGQDAVGDLHILTNPAGKLESFNSLREAEAKLAELGATHAFLRLESAYDEMGPEDSSSLHISNMEIRNLVNANA
- a CDS encoding SixA phosphatase family protein, with the protein product MIKPYAIALLGLLSSTASMAKPEHIFLLRHAEKAAGQNPSLTAQGQLRANAIAKQLSPWQPNHLFSSNYKRTQETLAPLAKMTKQEVSIYNARKLSAFATELLEHNGVVVVAGHSNTTPELLAKLSGYKVMIAEDEFHKLFELRLHNGEYQLIRHQSESE
- a CDS encoding ABC transporter permease, translated to MLSNYLITALRAFKQQKQHFILNVLGLSVGLAAAILVALFAKNELSYDSQQPHAERVYRIAQDYSQLGLGVVPVFNYINGTRALEYSQVEEVFALTMVEFTREAEVDVKVQNQGFKLNDLYGATANIENFIDIKTLAGNLENAMSVPNSIALSGSEAQRIFGRTDVIGETLQHKNGQYTVNAVFTDLPENTHFGFKNLVSVEHDPVNTDITSSYVYLRLAPQTDVAALEKTLTDKYYFGDFKGRLSLQLHPLLDLHFTAKSPFEMKVGGAKQVVMICAGLSVLLIFIAAFNFINMTVAQSAKRAKEVGVRKALGASKPQLVTQFLSESVLVSVLSMLIACALVELLLPSFNHLVGRALSIDYASAFSVVVVVVAIAVGLLAGLYPAFFISSFSAKRVLSGDLQRGNTAILVRKSLLTLQAGLAIGLIIASVTLQSQLAHLQNLPLGYETGQRLVVSEVPVKSAFTKEPTSLIKQFSAVAGVKHVSVIDTQLTRSINNTLVPTWPNGEQSQSLTPVIGTSYEVVKGLGLTLLAGRDFSREFAGDWASRNNGVTTVGTIITESVAKQAGYSNVVDIIGKTIKDTGRNVEMRVVGVVADVKVGNAQEANSNIMFLLGFTYFNPTSEVILTIEPQQLMQIRQELVSVLAKTANVYEPEINLLSESYQAVLSGDKRISNVVQIFTGLAVFLTCLGTFGLASFATVRRQKEVAVRKVLGASRFSIVNILAKEFLTLVAVSVAIAYPVTYWLVGDWLANFNDRVEQAVWVYGIAALVVAGITWLTVATLAFKAASTRPSLILRYE
- a CDS encoding ABC transporter ATP-binding protein: MIKLTNLNRVFRTQDVETTALSEINLTVNEGEFVAIMGPSGCGKSTLLSILGMLDSPSSGQFEFAGTDIAGYSEKQLSQLRKAAIGFVFQSFNLIDELTVFENVELPLQYQNISKSERKQRVEEILKRVAIDHRAEHLPQQLSGGQQQRVAVARALVINPKLILADEPTGNLDSKNGEEVMAMLRELNREGTTVIMVTHSEKEGSYADRLVRLLDGQIMLDKANEQNTLHSSEVA
- a CDS encoding efflux RND transporter periplasmic adaptor subunit is translated as MDKKIERSGLQKHLKKAVVAGVLLGIAAAAVAFNNTASSGRSQNLELSNLTVSTVKQGAFVDALSLRGRVVPKTTIYLDTIAGGQVEERLVEQGEYVEAGQPLVRLSNTSLQLDVMSREAQVTEQLNFLRNTQMTMATSRLNLRRDLLEIDLKISHLERRYKQSKPLVEKGVLATDSLSEIEEDLQYYKARKELTLERQAQENSIRKVQVEQLEDSAKMLQKNLQFARKNLENLLIKAPVSGYLSELDVEIGASKQKGARLGQIDIPDEYKLVVRLDEFYLNQVQPDMAVNVMLDSGIVTAKVSKIDSRVTQSQFQIEVALPTGQNDIKRGQSIDVELMLGGNKENALLLKRGAFFTSSGGNWVYVLTSDGKTAERRDIRLGKKNQDYYEVLDGLSPGEQVITSSYSNFDKAQQLNF